The nucleotide sequence TTCAATATTCATTGTCAGTATCTTAAGtaagggtctggcatggccaggtggttagggcgctcgacttacaAGCTGAAGGttccgggttcgaattcccatcccaccaaatatgctcgtcatTTTAtccatggtcaggtggttagagcgctctactcataatctgagggtcgcggtttcgaatccccgtcacaccaaacatgctcgccctttcagccgtgggggcgtttaatGCGCGAGACACGATAGTCCTAAATTGGTCTGAAATCGCCTGTCgaactttaaaaatatctaaCATATGAAATAAGGAAGACTCGAAATAAATCTTTTTAAGAAGAGTTTGATAACTTGTTAGTAAATAACATaagatttttaaatgttaatatactgaAGAAAGGAGAAACTTTCACTATAAAGTAACTATAGATAATTCCATTTACCTTATACGTGatggtttcattattttattgctAAGTATTTATATTGGCAACAGGATATTTCGTTTACCTTACAGAAGGattttttatgttactattaAATATCTGCCTTCTTTTTAgtatattagttcaaaattagggcgGGCTATGAGCAggtagccttcttgtagctttgatAGAAATTTTTGAAAGAAACAAGTCTTGTTAATTCTTGTCCTTATAAACAACTTGTTTAAAGAcaatttattattgatttaatGAACTCTGGAGTAAAAGTAATGGGGAATCTATTTAGTCTACCAGTTGTAAAAATAGAGATAATCCACTGAATTCGCCAGTTGTGGTAAAGATGAGGGGGGAATCCACTGAGTCTGCCAGTTGTTATAGAACTAATGTTAAGTTCTCATTGAACCGGTTGTATTTTAAACGGATGTTTCAATTCTtcgtatttgtttatttaaacttaattttataattttgggtTAGATGTCTCAAGATAAGAAAGTGATCAATTTCTGAGAAGCGTGAGTCGGTTGTTATTTACCATGTGAGTAATAGATGATTATGGGAACCATTGATTCTTGAAGTATAAAACATATGTTGGACaatcaagttttaaatattatctaCCTATCTTGCATATTTTCAACAcgaaattttctaaaattaagataggaatgCACAGTACATCCAAAGTAATCACTAACTGTAGAGAGTTCTGTGTGTTGGTTACCAGGCTGGTTAATTCATGAACCTGAATCTTAAGCCTTCCGACGAACtaacaatgaaactgaatttttCAAATAGGACCTGTTGTTCTCTCaacatcaaaaaatatatattttttttctttcacgttTTAGTTGAGGTGGACTGCCGCAGCGATCATGAAAACATTGTTGTTGTCATTCGGACGGATCTGCCTTTCTTTGGAACGGCCTACGTCACCAGAAGCCACAAAGACCAAAGATGTTCTGTTTATGGGAATGGAAATACCACCTTATATATCAAGATTCCTTTTAAAGGCTGCAATACCACTCAGGTTAGTGCAGGATGACAATGTGAAACATCACATCGtaggatttatatatatatatattatattgtaaagtaaaaactaCGGTAATAGCTTCATATGGAAACACTTTCTACGTAAGAAAGGACTACAAAAGGAAACGCTGCCTACGTGGTGAAGGACTTCATGTGGAAACACTTCCTACATGGGAAGGACTTCATTTGGAAACGTTGTGCACGTGGAGAATGACTCTATGAAAGCACTTCATATGTGGGAAGGGTTTTTTTATGGAAACACTTCCTGCGTGGGAACATTTAAGTCATCGGTAGTTTGAAGTAATGGAATGAAAAATATTCTTAGTTGTagagttatttgtattttttatagaaGTGGATTGTTTATCTACAGTCATGTgagaaagttaggacaccctatgaaagcctgtgtatttttgtaacatttttggatatacagatatttaatctcaatttcaacaatactgaaagattataggaatataactaaacaattaaaactgaagaaaagaattttcaagatcttttgtaaatgtaattctacaaaaatgcatattctaactgaggaaaacgtaaggacacccccacatttattcccacttaaaatggctcaactcacacacaggtgtatcacaccagatgcatatgattagaagatcgttactcagcattttgaatgaggcttgccctatttaaacctcagacatttagtttggagTGCTCCTGACtgctgaagtgagagtgagcaccatggtgagagcaaaagagttgtctgaggccttcagaaagaaaattgtagcagcttatgagtcttgTAAGAGATTTAAAatgatcccaaaatattttgaaatcggccattccactgtccagaaaatagtcaacaagtggaggtctttcaaaacaactgccaacatgcccaggtctggtcgtccaagcaagtttaccctgagagcagaccgcaagatgctaaaagaggtctccaaacaccctaacatgtcatcacgggacctacagcaggctctggctactgttgatgtgaaagtgcatgcctctacaaccagaaagagactgcacaagtttaacttgcatgggaggtgtgcaaggaggaaacctttgctctctaagagaaacatcaaggccagattgaagtttgccagagagaatgtagacaaagaacaggacttttggaataatgttctttggacagatgagtccaaaattgaattatttggacagcAGAATAGAGGACacgtttggcgtaaaccaaatacagcattccaagaaaagaacctcataccaagtgtgaagcatggaggtggagaTGCCatagtttggggctgctttgctgcagcaggacctggacagctcacaatcatagaatccaccatgaattctactgtgtatcagagggtgcttgaaaatcatgtgagaccatctgtacgaaaattaaagctgaagcagaactggaccctgcaacacgacaatgacccaaaacataccagtaaatccaccaagaactggctgaaaattaagaaatgaagaatcctggaatggccgagtcaaagcccagatcgtaatcccattgagatgctgtggggtgacttgaaacaggctgtacatgcaagaaaccctcaaacatctcacagctgaaagaattctgcattgaggagtggggcaaactttcttcagaccgatgtcagagactggtagatggctacaagaagcgtctcactgcagtaatttcagccaaaggggataacactagctattaggtggtagggtgtcctaactttttcctcggttagaatatgcatttttgtagaatcgCATGTACAGAAGATCtttaaaagtctttttttttcagttttaattgtttagttatattcctataatctctcagtattgttgaaattgagattaaatatctatatataaaaatgtgttacaaaaatacacaggctttcatagggtgccctaactttttcacatgactatatatGTGTGATATTGTATTACTTTCTATATAACATTTAGTGTGATGTATATAGCATTCGTACGTATCTGATCCCGGATTGGTTTTATACCTTACACGAAGGTTAGAGTCCCTCATTTCCACTCCCACTATTGCAGGAATATTTATATTGTGACAAGTAATAAATGCATTGTTTGCTGTTTGGAGCGTTACTATAACTACAGTGTGAAACTTTAGCTGGTCTCTTTCCAGTTGCCGAAAAGTTAGACCCTTTTATTAGTTCTGTCTGTGagtaatattatatacattaaaaaaaaattacaatgacGAATTTTGTCAGGAGATTAATTGTTTAAGTTGCATCTGAAGGTTGGTTCCACTCTATGGTTTTACAGCTGACACGTTTACAAAAGTAACTCAGTTCAAccattattatgtatttgttactaCCTTTCAAAATTTCTAGTGCATACTGTAGAGACGTACACATTGGAtacaagttaagaaaaaaaacaacgatCTTTACACtccagaaaaatataaattaatatattgttatttaaaccaacatttcGCCTTTACTGTTTCTTCAGGGTTGATATACCTAACTGTTTGATGttagtatatttattgttataaattatgtaGTTTGTCATCATAATTCAGGTTCGCTGTATCTTGGTAACACAAGATACACAGCTCTACACTGTATTTAATTCGTTTCCTACACCAGCGTTGTTAACGACTGATTGTTCGCGAAATGTGATGTCGTCCGCCTGTAGTACTTAAATTGAAGAAGATATACATTTTGCTGACTTGTAAATTTCTAACTTGGTTTGCCTATCACAAACAGCTTCTCTTCATTCCCATATTTTAATCCCAGTTGAATGGAAACTATTCTTAATAACTCTAGGGTGAAGATGGCCTTTTCATGAACAGGATTCGAGTTCAACAGCATGAATTAATAGTGAGTGCAGGAGACAGAGAATATGACGTAGGTTGTCAGATGTTTCACGGCGATCTGAGAATAGGCACTGACCATGACATGGAAATCGAGTAAGTATTTATCGTTTATCCGGATGTAACCTGTTAATCGAGTCCCCGTATAAGctgtagttttttaaaaaattgttggtGTTTATTCATATTCGCAGGATGTTGTTACACGTTTAATGCAACAGACGCCATAGACAGCTCGTAAATAGCATTATAAACTAAATCTATGTCACCTTTTAAACAACTGTTATTAACCAAACAGCTTTATTCACTCAGTACTGAAAAACAGGGTTCGATTTCCTCTAGTTCagagaacacagatagctcattgtgtaacagCATATTAGTAGTTGAAACTCAGGATACAACTAATTAGCAGTTAACgtatagtaattaaaaaatatttttgttttaagttagcTACACAGGGGCTGTTTGTGTTCTGGCCACCAGGGGCATCAAGGCCCGaattctggcgttgtaagtctgcgGGTGTACTGCTGTGTACTGGGTGGCgttaacaattaatatataagTAAAGTAATTGGACATTGACCATAAGTCTAattcaaatgttttgtatttgcatttttttttcctgaaagcATTACTAACCATGACTTCCTTGTCAGCAACTCCCGTGCACGGCcagggtagattattcggcgccctgatcgtggaagtgggttttctcggggcactcccatTTTCCCCATAGCAAATTCTGAAGCTTTTGGATTTACAGATCCCTATATCTTTGTGTGTGGGGGGTCAATATTTTTTCGTAGGGTGGCATAATCTGGTCAATTCTTCCGGTTTATAATCACTAGCCCCAAAATTTTTCATGAGTAGACCACCTTTGTCACCAGCATAATCTGGTATGCTTAAAATTCTTCCGGTTTAGCTGTTAATCACTAGCCCAGTCCATTAGACACTAACTGGATTTTCAGATTGATAGTGCTTTGTCATTTTATTCAACTCAGAGTAATAGATTTCATAATGTGTGCTTGACTTCCACGGATTAGTTAAGCAGCCCATTATATCCCAACTTTTCGGTTTCAGGTTTGTCAAACCACAGtctaaccaatttttttttttttaattcattagcAAACATGTTAAGCTTCTGAAACTCTACGGTGTCACGTTATTATCACCCTAGAGCCAGGTGTGGTCTTGTAGTTGGTGTGACGGACAAAGCGACCTTCCAGAGGTCAACACTTCCTGTTGTTGCAAAGTCGCGCTTAACACTTCAGTGCGTCATAAGAGGGTCAGTTATCCAAATGACTGACCCTTTCCACCATCCCctcttctgtttgtaagttcaataTTAGGAGTGGCGAACGCAATCGGAAAACCCTCTTGTAGTTTTGAGCGAATATGTGAAACAAAACTACATGTGTTCTCTATCGGTCATCcggtaatgtaatatttattgtattctgGACTTAGAAGAGAGATCTGtactaatataaaaacaagttttttacGAATAACACATTAGATGAACATCGTCTTTacctgatatttttttttttttacaacagcaAAACAAATTGATTTAATTTCGGGATTCACATAAGTCTgaaagtttataacgctaaaaccgaatttcgatacccaccACTGGTCGGTTCAACATGggaagcccattgtgtagctttaagcttagcaattaacaaacaaatgatatGAATTTGTACAGCTATTACTGTGTGTCTGTTAGTTAGAATATCACCCAAGTATTGAAAAGAAATTCGCCAaagaattatattatttacatacaaaaataagttaattaacctttgtaattataatgtttgtgaCCAAAACATCGAGTAATGTACGTGTACTTGGTACTGTAACCACACTGGTGACAAAAACGTCGAATAATACTATACGTGTACGTGAAATTGTTGCAATAAAAGTGGCCAGAACGTCGAGTAATGTACGTGCACATGGTGTAAAAGTTGAGTAACATGTATGTACATGATATAAATGAATAACAATCCTATAACCTGAGCGCTTTTGAAACTGGACCTTTCTTCTTTTGGGGCAAACTGTTGTGGTATTCTATCATATTTACTTACAACATTGTTTTAaatctatcaggtcatcccttaagtaatgtccgattttaggttcagaaaaagagaaaggatttcaaacacttttaatgttatttaatcaataatgtatgttccattattactaattacttgctgccaatgattcacaagcttctgaatgccacttctgtaaaattattggggtttggaggaaaagaatgtagagagggtagttttgatatcttcatgtgttccaagctcttttccatcaagatagttttgcaaacttctgaatagatgataatcagatgggacaaagtctggagaataaggaggatgtggaagttttcccagtctagctcttcaatctttacagatgtgatccttccTGTGtagggctgtgcattatcctggtataacacaacacctttacgactgatcaaagcaggcctgttttctttcagtgcaacattcaggCGCTCAAACTGTTTACTGTATGAGTGTGATGTAATCGATACAATGAGTGGCAGAAACTCAAAGTGGACCACATCAACGATATTCCACCAAActcttaacaagactttcctagagtggAGGTCCAGTTTCCACTGatccattgtctgcggcgcttaaaatttttataaaatatccatttttcatctacATTTACCTACTTGTCCAAAacaggtgagttacattcacgagagtgcagagaagtgcaaatgtcaactcttgctctaagattggcttctgtcaaatcatggtggACCTATTTTCTAAGTTTAgacatctttccaagctgttgcatatgacagtgaactgttgaatgggttgaattacgcttctgtactagttcttcaactgttacagcacaatcttcatcaagtgcagccagtagcaagtcatcattaaactcaacaggaaaacctgaacgtgacgcatcactaagctgtagtcacctgatctgaacttctgaaaccaccttcaacattttctttcagttaGAGGCTACGCACCATAAAccccttgaatgtttcgtgtagtttctgttgcactgttgcctttttaaaactcataaagcattatatgtctaatgtactcctcagacacatccatcttcatgagggtttatttgattaataatttgaaaaagtggagttgggttagtttcttttatttgtctgaacatttctatacatgtcctactacatattttagtaattaaaggCTTCTACacagacagaaatgatgatacactttctgtattaaatatccggacattacttatgggatgacctgatgtaTCCTCAAGGTTATGTTACGTTGACACTTAATATTAGTTTGCACACTGTGTTATGTATTTGATTTGatttatttctatcaagacttcttaaaCCTACTTGTTTTTTAACATCATACATATGTGcgatattattttgtaacttctGAATGTTACATATTATAGATAACATCACATTTCTGTAATTTCTTTGATAATGATTTTGATTACTTTTACAGAGAATTCTCTCGAACAAACACCTCTTCTGTTACGACGGATTCTTCTGCTGCACCGGAAGTTCTACTTCGTATTTATGACTTCGAGAATGACGCTTTTGTGAACACTGTGGGTCTTGGCCAAATAGTGGAGTtggaaatcacaataaaaaacgGAAGTAAgtcttacatatttttaaaaataaaacactttgttaatACGTTTACTGTATTGACaaatattttcttagttttatgtttgttgtgtatctacagtttataataattatttgtaataatgaacCCTTGTTTATAATGATTCATTGCTACAATGATCACTTGTTTATAATGATCATTTGTAATAATGAACCCTTGTTTATAATGATTCATTGCTACAATGATCACTTGTTTATAATGATCATTTGTTATAATGAACCCTTGTTTATAATGATTCATTGCTACAATGATCACTTGTTTATAATGATCATTTGTTATAATGAACCCTTGTTTATAATGATTCATTGCTACAATGATCACTTGTTTATAATGATCATTTGTTGTAATGAACCCTTGTTTATAATGATTCATTGCTACAATGATCACTTGTTTATAATGATCATTTGTTGTAATGAACCCTTGTTTATAATGATTCATTGCTACAATGATCACTTGTTTATAATGATCATTTGTTGTAATGAACCCTTGTTTATAACGATTCATTGCTACAATGATCATTTGTTATAATGAACCCTTGTTTATAACGATTCATTGCTACAATGATCATTTGTTATAATGAACCCTTGTTTATAATGATTCATTGCTACAATGATCATTTGTTGTAATGAACCCTTGTTTATAATGATTCATTGCTACAATGATCACTTGTTTATAATGATCATTTGTTGTAATGAACCCTTGTTTATAATGATTCATTGCTACAATGATCATTTGTTATAATGAACCCTTGTTTATAACGATTCATTGCTACAATGATCATTTGTTATAATGAACCCTTGTTTATAACGATTCATTGCTACAATGATCATTTGTTATAATGAACCCTTGTTTATAACGATTTATTGCTACAATGATCATTTGTTATAATGAACCCTTGTTTATAATGATTCATTGCTACAATGATCATTTGTTATAATGAACCCTTGTTTATAATGATTCATTGCTACAATGATCATTTGTTGTAATGAACCCTTGTTTACACTGATCCATTGTTTCTCGTGGTAAAATAAGGAGCTCATTACTAACCATCTATGATTGTTCATGTACGAATTGGatggtaaaatatattgtttaaacacaaaacagGAACTATGAAATGTTCGTTCTCAAGCTTTCAGCTTCAGGCTATATTGTGAAGGTTTTACCTGATTATGTGTACTTGTGACCATCTTGTTGTGTTCTGGCATCTCAGTGTGATCATTACTTACTGATTCATCTTCTACTTGGTGAGGAGGTGTACATCATATTTTTGTCCTCTGTCATATATGAAACAACTTCTTTGATAATGTCCACTATTTGGATGTGGCTGTCAGTGAAATTAGGAAAACAATTGACCACCTTCGTACCATCTTTAGAAAACTCAAGATACCGTAACTTCTGTTCCATTTGAGAGAGAGAGGGGTCTAGTGTACAATTAGACATAATAGTGATGTATTCGTCTCTCTTAACcctatttgtttttacatttctacTGATATATCTACTTGTAACTCAGTTTAGTAAGTATTCCACCTTTGCAATACGGGCCCAGTTAGCTTACGAACTGTCGTACCTTACAGGCAATTTAACTGAAACCTATAACTCAACATAACAAGAGATGTTCAAATTTTGACACTGAGCtctcaaaatcaaatattttcgtactaaaatacattaaaatattcgaGAGACGACGCAACATGTTCCACCTCACGCCCACCTGCATCTGATGTCAGGTTAGCTTACCTTTGTTAATTGTGCAACCTTTATTTTTCCAACCATTTTGCAAGTTCCATCTACTGACAGTAACCTCCACTTGTTTCTTCgaacattcatgttcacatcctCGATTTATTAAAGTGGACAAAATTCGTGAACCCGGAAGGAGATAAGGAGCTTGACTTGAAAACGAAACAAAACCTGAAGGCAAGAATCTAAAGAGGATCTCTGGAGTGATTGTCTAGTTGGAGTTTTGATAAAGAACCATAATTTTAATAGTTGACTTTCTTTACTAAAGGTCTTCTTTGAAATTAACAACGGAATAATTTGTGCCAAATATTAGCGAATAGAGCCCGTCACTTGTGGCTAAGTAATCGGATCTGTCTCTTCAAAATTATGTCCACGCTTTCCATAACCGAACCGTCCTCCACTTCTGCATCTAGAACAGTTAACAAGCAACTCTTTTTGCTTGAATCAAAGACTTTGACACCTAACAATCCGGCGCTTACTTCAGTTCTACAGTTGAAGACTTCAAACCCTGACAAATCCAAACCCTCGCTAGCCAAGAAATGATCATCAGGAACATAGCCGAACTTCAATGGCTATCAATGAAACATGGTAGAACTTCAATGGCTATCAATGAAACATGGTAGAACTTCAATGGCTATCAATGAAACATGGTATAACTTCAATGGCTATCAGTGTAACATGGTAGAACTTCAATGGCTATCAGTGTAACATGGTAGAACTTCAATGGCTATCAGTGTAACATGGTAGAACTTCAAGAGACTCTGAACAACAATTGAAATGTTCTAATCTTATTTTTCACGAACCTGCTGTGGCTTCCGCTTTTGAGTATGAGGCTTGTGTGTTTAGGGTTTGGGTATTTGTGGCTGAAAACACATTTAACcgtgatatttaaatttcttcaCGAATATtcgtttatttgtaattaagcacaaagttacacaatgggctatctgtgctctgcccaacttcgggtatcgaaatccggtttcaaGCTTttgaagtctgcagacataccactgtgccactgggagtggCCATTCACGAATTAATTACTAGGTTTAGAACAACTCTGGAATAGCGAGTGAAAGACCTAACTTTGAAACGAAGAGACATCAGGTGCTTCAACTCTTCCTGGTATTGCACAAAAGCTGAATATTATCTGCTTGCTTATGataagaagatattttaaaaaaatactgaaaaatattttataattcatatttcgTAACATAAAAATGGAAAAGGTTTCAACTCTCATTTTGACACAACTCTGAGGAGTTACGCttgtaaataacttatttatccATTTTTGAGAGTTTTCCTGCCCATCCCAAAGTGTAGTTTCTTTGCTAAGACACACTCATCCCTTGAAAACATTATGCGTCCTGCCTTTGTTTTACATTCTACGTAATTTTCCTTCTTTGTCAATGGTTTTAGTATTACATCTCTTTTGGCCTGGTATGACTAGATGGTCAAtgggcgtttgactcgcaatctgaaggtcgcaagttcgaatccccgtcacatcaaacatgctcaccttttcggccatgtggggacattataatgtgacggtcaatcccactattcgctgctgaaagagtagcccaaaagttagcggcaGGTAATGATAACGAGTTACTTTCCCTccagcctttcactgctaaactggAGGGGGCTAAtgccagatagccctcgtgtagctttgcgcgaaattcaaaacaaaccaatacatcCGTTCAATAGAGCAGTTACAGAACACGTTGTGACGTAGGACAAAATTATCGAATAATGagttaaagtttctttaaaaaaaaaaggactatTAAAATCCATACGGGTTTGGACCTGTTCTATTGGGAGCCGTTTGAATCAGTCTGCGCAGAAATGATAAATTTTGCAAACGTTTGTTGTTAGTTATGTGACTTTATATCGAATGGATTTatacactcttcaaaaaaagaaacgcaaaaggcaaaatttgagacatattgttaacaagtttattccgggtagttccgtatgacatgtgtgaaactttgcacattcactgctgaacatccaaagtctgcagaGGCGAAGtacacgctcactagttgacgtttaacgtcactcaacgtcagtaacgagtatgccccccgtgagcatcaataactgcttggcatctcctgcccattgaagcgatgagatgacgaatcacattctgtggaatggctgtccactcagcctgcaaagctgctgcaagctgaggtagagtctgcggttgaggttgtcaccgtcgcagacgtcggtctaattcgtcccaaagatgttcgatggggtttaaatctggtgatatggagggctagggaagaacgttgatgttgtggtgtctcaagatgacagtggtgagtcgggctgtgtgaggacgggcgttgtcatgttgaaaaacgtcgttgacgttcaccatgatgggttgcacatggggcctaagaatctcgtcgacggttgcgtacggtcaaatcctacgcagccctggtatggttgaggcagtagacgtcgcagtggtggtcctattccgaaggtgacgtaaccggatgtagcgatcttgtgcgggcgtggtcacacgaggtctgccagatcgtggacggtcacaagttgatacatgttgttggtgacgattccatagtcgTGTGATGGTgtttgggtggacattcacagctctggcaacatctgatcgagattcgcctgcctCCAATCAACCAATGGTGTTGTttcgttgtgcttcagtcagtcttggcgtaactgtattgcgtgtcggtggcttaacactgagctatggaaaccgagaacccgtcacttttatagggattttgcacacgttgcacttgcagaacatgcagatcgctcaaacaaatttattggacacgaatgcgttttggcaaaaaatccgttgttttcctccgttttcaaagtgcacaacttttattgtcattttggtctgacaatcagtgccttaacacgtgttacatcacatactctgagcttgtaacgttactacatatatttctctttaaaataacaaaaatatcccttttgcgtttctttttttgaagagtatatttttatttaacggtCAGAATAGACAGTTTCGTTGTCTGAAAACGACCGACcctgttaatatttttatctttatttagaaTTACACCAGGGAAGAGTATCTGATTGCGATGCCTACGGTGCTGATGGAAAAGCGTTCGCAATTATTAGAAACTTGTGAGTTgaacgtttttctttatatttgtttgtttcttaacgACATTTCCTATCACTCTTGATTCAGGTGCATACAGTGTAACTGTGTTTATAATTATGGGATTTCTGTTCTACAAATTAATTCAAATGGGGAGGGATTTTTCAATTACGTTTTTAAACCCCACGAAACAGAAAGCGTTTTACAGATTAtggaaactgtaataaaactCGCCAACTCTTCGTGAAAGGTAAGTTAtaaatgttgaatttgtttttaaaaagttttgaagTCTTCAAATTGAAGCAATTCTTTAttaatcaaacaatatttaacgtATTATGCTATATCGGAAAACCACATTACTCGTGCATAACTGTAACAAAAACATACTCTATTCATTGTtgagtttgtattttgaattataCAGTATAGATGGCAGCACTTTCACTTTCCGATCTGTTACACTATGaatgaaataaaaggaaaatagaTAATAATAGTTTGTGAACCAGACTACATTGACCACATTCaatgccgacgaggcctttcgtaCGATACCACTAATTACATTAGAGTTTCACGTTATTTTGTGTTGAGATGCAGCT is from Tachypleus tridentatus isolate NWPU-2018 chromosome 2, ASM421037v1, whole genome shotgun sequence and encodes:
- the LOC143243809 gene encoding uncharacterized protein LOC143243809 isoform X1, with translation MEDWLKIVLFLSAMYFTTMLVRALETKIEVDCRSDHENIVVVIRTDLPFFGTAYVTRSHKDQRCSVYGNGNTTLYIKIPFKGCNTTQGEDGLFMNRIRVQQHELIVSAGDREYDVGCQMFHGDLRIGTDHDMEIEEFSRTNTSSVTTDSSAAPEVLLRIYDFENDAFVNTVGLGQIVELEITIKNGKLHQGRVSDCDAYGADGKAFAIIRNLMLSLPRKKRTQTVSVDRKRKLRHLSSHDGVSRAFLTVVPTVCGLR
- the LOC143243809 gene encoding uncharacterized protein LOC143243809 isoform X2; amino-acid sequence: MEDWLKIVLFLSAMYFTTMLVRALETKIEVDCRSDHENIVVVIRTDLPFFGTAYVTRSHKDQRCSVYGNGNTTLYIKIPFKGCNTTQGEDGLFMNRIRVQQHELIVSAGDREYDVGCQMFHGDLRIGTDHDMEIEEFSRTNTSSVTTDSSAAPEVLLRIYDFENDAFVNTVGLGQIVELEITIKNGKLHQGRVSDCDAYGADGKAFAIIRNFTMVTPITTINFKCDNTMSDVISVYCQ
- the LOC143243809 gene encoding uncharacterized protein LOC143243809 isoform X3, with amino-acid sequence MEDWLKIVLFLSAMYFTTMLVRALETKIEVDCRSDHENIVVVIRTDLPFFGTAYVTRSHKDQRCSVYGNGNTTLYIKIPFKGCNTTQGEDGLFMNRIRVQQHELIVSAGDREYDVGCQMFHGDLRIGTDHDMEIEEFSRTNTSSVTTDSSAAPEVLLRIYDFENDAFVNTVGLGQIVELEITIKNGKLHQGRVSDCDAYGADGKAFAIIRNFLAEQIGQFE
- the LOC143243809 gene encoding uncharacterized protein LOC143243809 isoform X5; the encoded protein is MEDWLKIVLFLSAMYFTTMLVRALETKIEVDCRSDHENIVVVIRTDLPFFGTAYVTRSHKDQRCSVYGNGNTTLYIKIPFKGCNTTQGEDGLFMNRIRVQQHELIVSAGDREYDVGCQMFHGDLRIGTDHDMEIEEFSRTNTSSVTTDSSAAPEVLLRIYDFENDAFVNTVGLGQIVELEITIKNGKLHQGRVSDCDAYGADGKAFAIIRNF
- the LOC143243809 gene encoding uncharacterized protein LOC143243809 isoform X4, which translates into the protein MEDWLKIVLFLSAMYFTTMLVRALETKIEVDCRSDHENIVVVIRTDLPFFGTAYVTRSHKDQRCSVYGNGNTTLYIKIPFKGCNTTQGEDGLFMNRIRVQQHELIVSAGDREYDVGCQMFHGDLRIGTDHDMEIEEFSRTNTSSVTTDSSAAPEVLLRIYDFENDAFVNTVGLGQIVELEITIKNGKLHQGRVSDCDAYGADGKAFAIIRNFTNTYRRNH